In Miscanthus floridulus cultivar M001 chromosome 8, ASM1932011v1, whole genome shotgun sequence, the sequence CCTATAGAAACAAGAAAATGACACACATGCTGATGCTGGATCAATAACACCACCCACAGAAATCAGATAACTGGGAAAACAAGATCTAAGCTTGTTTTCATTTTCAGTAACTACTTTGCATGTGAACAAGGCTTCATTCAAATATGTCATGTCATGAACAGCTGGCCTTACACATCACCCAGAGCTACGTAGATTGTTAATAACTGCCACTATTAGACATTCGATAATACACACAAATGATTAGGaacttttttgttttgtttttcttgcaACAGAGGAAAAAGGGCAAAAAATGGCATGTGCATATAAAAAGGACCGTGGCAGGTAACcataaacagaaaaaaaaaatatgtcGGTTGGATGGTGATAAAATTATCCAATCATAAAGCGCATTTCACCAGGGCTATTTATTGGACCAATCCTACCAACACCAACACGCAACGACACATACACGCAACGGTAAAGGAATCCTAGTAGTAATAAGCATCTGGGATCTTATGTCTCCCACCAGGTGGCAGCACAAGATATTGCACAATGCTGATTTAACAACAACAGTCCCATAGAAATCAGATGGTTGAAGAGACAAGATCTACTCTTGTTTTAGAATTCAGTAACTACTTTGCAGATGAACTGAACAAAACAATCATTCAAACACGACAAGTTATGCACACCCAACTCATCATCCTCTGCTATGACATTTGTAGATAGCGGCCGCAATTAAACAATCAACAATGCACACAAATGATGAGGCACTTTGTTGTATTTTTCTTCTTTGCTTTGAGAGCTTGTTGTATCCTTCTTGAGACAATGAAAAGACTGCGAAAACGACAAGTAATAAGATCTCCTCCATATGCACAAAAAATAACATGATAGGTAGCCACAAACAGAAACAAAATGTCGGTTGGATAGCGACAAGACTATCGAATCATAATGAGCGTTTAACCAAGGCAATTTTGAACCGATCCCACCGCCACCGACACGCAACGGTGAAGGAATCCTAGCAGTGATAAAGCGTCTGGGTGTCTGGGATCTGATGTCTCACACCGGGTGTCAGCACAAGGTGATTGAGCGTTTTCTAAAAAAACAAGTAACTGTAATGCCAGCAGACTGTTTATGTTAGGGTTAGAGGTGATTGATTCACCTTGAAGATGAGGGTCTTGCCGATCTTGCCagcgggatggttggaggcgtACTCGTCCCTGGAGACTCGCCTTGCCTCCATGATGGCGGCGATGACGGTGTCCCCAAACACCATCTGGATGGCGGTGGAGGTGACGGGCGCGAGGCCGAAGGGGCACACCTCCCCCTGCAGCGGCAGGTGGACGTTGAGGTCGCAGGCCGCGGCGAGCGGGCAGTCCGCCCCCGAGGCCGCGGAGGTGAGCGAGATGAGGTAGGCGCCCTTGGCGCGAGCGCAGGGCGCGAGCGCGAGCAGCTCGTCGGAGGCTCCGGACTTGGAGAGGAGCACGAGGACGTCCCCGGGGAAGAGCGCGCCGATGTCGCCGTGGAGCGCGTCGACGGGGGCGAGGAACCCCGCCCGCGTGAAGCCCAGCGACGCCAGCGTCTGCGCGATCTTGCGCGCCACGATGCCCGACTTGCCGACGCCCGTGAAGAAGACGGCGCCCGGCGCGTCCAGCAGCGCCTGCGCGAACGCCGCTGCCTGCGACATGTCGAGGCGGTCGAAGAAGTGGTCCAGGTGCCGGCGCTGCGCGGAGAAGAGCGGCGCCAGGTCCGACGCCGACACCGTGGCGCGCCCCTGCGGGGCGCATTCCGCCGGGGCCGGCACCGGGAGGGAGCCCATGGGCGGCGAGTGCGCGGGGCGTTCGAGGAAATGCCGCAGCGCGAGGGCGGGTTGCGGGCGGGGTTCGTTCCTTGCGATCTGAGGAGACGCGGGCACGCGGCCCAAACgggggagggaaggggaggggagggagcaCGAGCACGAGGCGTGCGAGTGCGAGTGCGAGTGCGACGCAGCAACTGAAACAGGGAATGCCGGACGTGAGGCTGCCCGGTGGTCTTTATTTGGTGATGATGATTGATGTGTGATGTTCTAGTATTTTTACAAACTAAAGAGGGGGTAATTTAAAATTGGAAGTTTGGCTTCAGATATCTATTTTAAAGAGATAATATATCTatttttccacaaaaaaaaaGATCATGTTTGGTGGTTGAGGTATACTACTTTCAAATATGATGGAATACGATATGGGTCTTTAATTTTTCCTACATTCTCATTTACATTCATATATAAACTCTCAAAATGATTGTATAGCTCCTTTAACATTTCAAATAGTTCATTTGAATTATGAATTCAGATCTATGATGGGATATATAGCTAGTGAACTTAAAGTAAGGTACTTAAAAGGTTGAATGACTTAGACAATCACTTTGACAGTTCATGAACACGAATTTGAAATGAGAAAAGCTTAAGAACCAATAGTGCATTTCGCTCTTTAAATAAATATCTACATCAATAGATCTATAGGACCCATCTTTTTAGTTCCATGCGTGCTAGCCCCATCAAACTTCCTGCTCCTAAACTTGCATCGCAGAAAAACTCCTGCATAACCTAAAAGTTTATTTtgtagtacaccataaaaattagCTTCACCCAGCAACACAGCCCTAATAAGACATCattttttgaaaacaaaaaaagAGGAACTTGTTTGGGAAAAATTTGAGGTGTACCTATCTAGTTTGGATAATTTTAGAATTTACTGACTTTTCGTTCTAAAATATTGATCGTTTTTAGCTTTGTTCTAGATGGAACTTGTACGGTTGTACCACGCGCTTGTACTATttttattaaaattaaaaaatgcACCAAAATCTGTGAACATCAAATTAGTTTGGTTCGATCCATCATGAGAGATACGATACGTATGGCTTTGATATCGCAATTGTACGTCTTGGACAGTTGGACTGCCGCCCGGGACCCCGGACTGGAGCAATTATGCAGCGCTAGACGCAGACGCCTAGATCGTGACTAACGTGTGGTGATGAGCCACCGGTGCGGTGCATGAGAGGCACTAGCTGCCTCGCTGGCTCGTGCTGCACTCATCACGCTGATCTGCTGCTGGCTGCTACTGCGGAACGGGCGGCCATGCTGGGGCTCGCCTTCCAGTGAGGACGTACTGGGCGCTGCATACAGGCGGCCGGTGGTTAAGTTCCTAGCGACAGCGAGCACGGCGTCGGCGTCGGACCTTGGTGCTTCTGCACCGGCCGCCCCGCCGAGCGTTCAACTTGCATTGGATGGAGCGTGGTTGCGTGCACGCGCTGGTTGGCGTTCCAAGTCTGTGTGCGCGGTGCGCCTGCACCCGTGGACGTGGAGGTGGAGCTCCTCGTGATATCAGACTGGTGATGACGCACTTGCCGATGGACCACGACACACGACAGGGATGTGCCGTGTGCGGCGGCGGGCGGGGACTGCTAGGGTCCGGTCAATCACGCAGCGCGCGCGGGAGATTCTGGCGCGGGAGGTTTTGGCGCGCGTGAGAGGTTCTCGTATGCGTGTTGGTTTGAGCAGCTTAGGGCCCACCTCTCACCCATGACTTTCAATCAGctaaaaaaaaatcataactgtTAAAATCAAACATCCAAATTAAATTCCGATTACACCATTAGGTTTCTTGTAATAAATCCTTCAAAACAAGATCTCACGGGGTGACGGGGATATATTTAGATAATTTTTTATTAACAAACATTTATCTTATGAAGATAGAAtatttttcttttactgagtagagACATGTTTTAGGTTAAGAGAACAATGTTCCGTCTTTGTAAGAACAATGTTTTTTATTTAGAAGAACAGTATTCTAGTTTCAGGTTCATGATATTGATATTATAAtatacataaaaataaataaataaataaataaaaacatgcataaataaataaaaattataaaatCTAGAGATAAAATCACATAATAGAGAGAAATTAAAAAAACATCATATGGATACTTTTTAAATATCCTAAAAATATACTATAgaatatcacatgtatactaagtggacatcactaaatacatcacagaacatcacatgtaAACTACGCGAATATCGCAGAAAacattatagaacatcacatatataaaatgtgaacataaaaaacattcgaacatcatatgtataacacgtgaacatcacaaaaaaaaaacataaaacatcACACGTATACTAAAAACATcgtaaaaaacatcatagaacatgaTATTATATACCACATGAACATCgaaaatatatcatagaacatcacaactATACTATATAAACACAACATCTCAtagaatatagaaaataaaaaattaaacatgaaaaaataattaaataaattaaaatagaaaaataaaaaataaaaaaataacggAACTAGCTGCGGGATCAGTGCGGAGCGCGGGAAATCATCGCGCGGGGAATTATCGGCGTACTGCTCCAGTCCGAACCGAACGTTCGGACTGGAAGCTTTCCGGCGGCGGGCGCGTCAGACAGGGACTCAGGGTGGTAGaaagaggacgacgacgacgaaccgGCCAGGCAACCAGGAGAGGAAACTGCCGGGCCAGAAGCATCCAGGGAAGCGCGCGGTCACTCTCTGAGTCTGAGCTGCACCGGTCTGCATGGGACTGGGAGGAAGATTCCTACGGGCTTCTGCTTCCGCCTTGCCGCGCCGGACGTGAATACGTAATGCTGGACTCTGACGTGCACCATGGCCCAAAAATGCATGCGCCGCGCGTGTACGCGTGGAAAGGGACAGCGGACGAAGACG encodes:
- the LOC136471132 gene encoding probable arabinose 5-phosphate isomerase, encoding MGSLPVPAPAECAPQGRATVSASDLAPLFSAQRRHLDHFFDRLDMSQAAAFAQALLDAPGAVFFTGVGKSGIVARKIAQTLASLGFTRAGFLAPVDALHGDIGALFPGDVLVLLSKSGASDELLALAPCARAKGAYLISLTSAASGADCPLAAACDLNVHLPLQGEVCPFGLAPVTSTAIQMVFGDTVIAAIMEARRVSRDEYASNHPAGKIGKTLIFKVKDVMKKQNELPLCKEGDMIMEQLTELTSKGCGCLLVVDEEHHLIGTFTDGDLRRTLKASGPAIFSLTVGEMCNRNPRTITADAMAVEAMEKMESPPSPVQFLPVVNENNIVCGIITLHGLVSAGL